TTGGGTAATGGACATCAATGAATGTTCTTGTTAAAATCCAAACAAAGCTGTCAGAGGTACAAGTTGCCAATAATGTACTGGAAATATTGAATCTTTAGACACGAGGGCACCAGGCATCAAGGAATTCATGTTGTTATGTCTCTAGCTGTGAAAGGCTTTGTCCATGGACCTTGCACTTTCAATGAATAGCCTCTGTTAAGTCATTTGTGCGCAACcaactctttatttttgttgttgaaaattcTGATCAATTTGTAATCCTGTTGTCATGGGTTTTCATAGTcttattttttgctttgcttgatTTCAGGAACTGATGATGATCTTCCTCCATCACATCAAAACAGAATACCCAGAGGGGGTCGTGTGGCTGGGAATGGAAGACCAGTTGGAGGTTCAGTCCCTTATTCTAGAATGTATGGTGAAACTGATATGGAGACTCAAATTCACCAACTTGAGCAAGAAGCATACAGTTCAGTTCTAAGAGCCTTTAAAGCACAAGCTGATGCCATTACTTGGGTACTTCTTGTAATCTAATTATTTCGAGTTCTAATAGCTTTAAATCTGTCTGACCAGGTTTAAATGACCGCTACATGAAATGTATTTTCTTCAGGAGAAAGAAAGCTTGATAACAGAGCTTAGAAAGGAATTGAGATTGTCTAATGAGGAGCACAGAGAGCTTCTTGCCCGGGTTAATGCAGATGATGTAATAAGGAGGATAAGGTATGATAGGATGATgaagcaattttatttttactttccaAGTGAAACCCCTTTGGTTAGATCAGAGCAAGTATTagtctcttttttctttaatgtgtATGATTTTGGGTGATGCCATTAGGGAATGGAGACAGGCTGGTGGGCATCAATCTGGCATGCTCACTACAGGTCAAGCTGTTCATGATCCAATACCTAGTCCTACTGTCTCTGCTTCTCGTAAGAAACAGAAGATGACCTCATCAATTCCTTCTCAATCCTTTGGTGGGCCATCTCCATCTTTTCACCCACAACCAGTTTCTGCATCACATCAGCCATCTTCATCTGCTGCTAAACGTGGACCGGTAACAGGACCCAAGGGCAAGAAGCAAAAACCAGTGAGTGAAAATTTGTTAGACATGGATTGAGATACAAAAGCTGGCAAATTGTACTCATTTATATGTCTATTTCcttaatgtttcttttttccatttctcAGGGTTTACCTGGTGCTTCTTCAATGAAGTCCATTCCATACCCATCCTCAGGTCCATCTGGAAGAGGTCAAGTTGCTAATAGACTATCTTCTGGTGCTGTTCCTGAAGGAGCTGATCAATATATTGGGAAGAGAGTCAAAACAAGGTGGCCTGATGATAATCACTTTTATGAGGCTGTTATAACTGACTTCAACCCAATTGaggtatttattattatttattttcagcataatttgttttcaacaGGTTATATAGCTCACTTATAGTTTTTGTTAGGGGCGGCATGCTCTGGTGTATGATATGGGAACAGCAAATGAGACATGGGAATGGGTTAATCTCTCAGAGGTATATATGTTGCTTTGTCCATAGGACCtattgattcttttattttatttatttttcttgttttgtttcttatatGGCTTGTGCTTTGGTGCTGCAATTTAGCATTGTAAAACTGGATGTCCGTATTATTCTGAAGCTTTTATATTGTAGGACTTGTTGTCACtgatgaaaaagaaatgaaaagtagGTTGCACGTTCATTATGTTTTCGGAGTGGGAGAGACATATTTGAAGTGTGAATGGAAGTGTTTTGTAATTGTTGTGCTTTAACTGTtactttttatcaaaattttaggaCTTTCTTAGCATGCACTTAGATAAATTCTTTGCTTTGAGAAGGCAATTCCAAATATGGTGCATGGTACAACTATTCAATTTGGGATCAAATGTTTAAACCATGAGAAAAAAGGTAGTTTCTGTTTTAACTTCCATTAACTGAATCTTTTCCTTGCAGATCTCTCCTGAGGATATACAATGGGTAGATGAAGACCCTGGAATCTCTCATCGTGGCAATTATGGTGGTTCAGGGCATGGGATAAATAGGTCAATGGGCCGGGATGGTGGTCCTGGTCCTGGAAGAGGTAGAGGGGTTACCAAAGGTCAATCCAGGAAAGAGTTGTTGCCTTCACAAAATGGGATTGGAAAGAAGGTGCCCGATGATATACAAATTCTTCATACAGATTCTCTAATCAGGGAGGTATGTGAAACCATGTTGATGGATACGAGGAATTCAAAATCTGTAACTTTTCCCACAGGTTATTTAATCAGTAGTAAATTTGAACAGGTAGAGAGAGTTTTCAATGCAAATCATCCTGATCCTCTTGAGATTGAGAAAGCAAAGAAAGTATTGAAGGTCAGACAAAAAGCTTGGTGGATTCTTTTGTCTGTTCCCTATTTCTTTTCCACATTTCCCAgcatttttatctattttgtaTATCTGAGTGGTTAATTTTCTCAAATCAGGATCATGAGCAAGCACTTGTAGATGCGATTTCAAGGCTTGCTGATATTTCTGATGGTGAAAGTGGTATGTATCATTCCATCTTGTATCTTTCTCTAGACTTTGCCTCATGTCAGTCATTTTAAAGATTGCTTAATAATTGTTGGGTGCTTGCCAAGAAAATTTGACATGATATGACTCCATAGTTGCCAAAATGAATAGTCATCATCTGATTCCTGAACAAGTAGAGGCTTTTGGGGCAACATATGATTCAGATGACCATAAGCCTCTTGTTCATATCTCTCTTGAGGTTAAATATGAACTTTTTACTTAGGCTGTCTCAAAGCTGTCGTGTGGACTGAGCTTCAGTCTTTGGCATCATCCTGGACCCAGTGGTTGGGAATAAGACATGCTACCCTGTGTGCAATCTCTAATGGTCAATTTTTTCTCCGTTGTCTATTTCACAGTTGTCAATTCTATGTTTACCAAACACAGGATTAGGGTGGCAATCCCATTCTATGCTGATATGGGTGCCATTGTTACACAGCATTTGAATAACATACTTTccctctttgcttttttttgaaGTCACTAATATTATATTCACCCAGTCAAATAAGTAACTATAGAATTTCTATAATAGTGGATAAAATGGTCTCTTGCTTCATGGATGCTTAGCTCATCCATGTTTTGGAAACGGGCATATACATTCCTGGATATATTAGTCCAGCTGTACTCTGAACTTCATCTTATTGAATTCCTATGTTCGGTAATTTTCTTGGAAACAGATGAAGGTGGCCGCCGTTATGGGCAGGCATTGGAGAGAGAATGACAAAACCAGATAATGGGGTAGCAGTGACTCATGCAGTGGTAGAGAGACAGTGATCTGACTTGAAGAATGTCCAcctttttttgtataaaaccTTACCAGAATTATATATTGTTCCCCAACATGGAAGGGCTCTTGGTTAGGTTGGTGTAGGATATAGGTAGTACTGTAGGAATCAAATTGTTGTAGCCAGGTGAGAATTTCTTTGGTAACAGTAAAAATAGTCTCTTTCAATGTGTAACATTATTTGTTGATCAGTATCTAGCGTGCTATAATGTATAAATTTTGCCcctttttgattaatttgtgtTCTCGCCTGTTGAAAGTGACTGCTTCTCATTGCTGTAACCTAATGaatgaaatcatttttcttATCTTCTTCCTGGTTTGCCCTATCAAAATTTACTTGtattgactttttaaaaaaaggtggaTGCACTAATGTCTGTCGTCAAAAACTCGGAGGTGTGGAAGTGTGCTGAGGAAGTGGGATAAGTCACGGAACCTTGTCATATCCCACTTATGATATTCCATGGGGCACCAATAAGAGAGAATAAAGGAGAAGCAATCGTGCTCTCCCTGCGCCTCACCTATCATCTGCCACCTTTTGCTGGGAAAGTGACCTACGAGTCGCAACAAAATACGGGTCACTTTTACTTATGGAAGAACAACTCATACCATTGTATTTGTTGTCCTATCTTTACAAATtcttgctttaaaaaattaggaAGTTCATGAATCTGTAAATTTCCCTTTTTACTTGGTCAATCTGTACATTGCTCGCTTATGGACCACAAATGCTCCCCTGCTTCTGAcagggttttaaaaaaaatcaatctggaattaatgtttttcttaaaaaaaaaaagtttatttttaattacttcaaaacaaaattgttaCTGACGCCATTTTAGATTGGGTTTAATAAGAATCTACAGCTTTGAATAATCATCATGgt
This genomic interval from Populus alba chromosome 1, ASM523922v2, whole genome shotgun sequence contains the following:
- the LOC118045616 gene encoding protein EMSY-LIKE 3 yields the protein MDYEPYDSSGTDDDLPPSHQNRIPRGGRVAGNGRPVGGSVPYSRMYGETDMETQIHQLEQEAYSSVLRAFKAQADAITWEKESLITELRKELRLSNEEHRELLARVNADDVIRRIREWRQAGGHQSGMLTTGQAVHDPIPSPTVSASRKKQKMTSSIPSQSFGGPSPSFHPQPVSASHQPSSSAAKRGPVTGPKGKKQKPGLPGASSMKSIPYPSSGPSGRGQVANRLSSGAVPEGADQYIGKRVKTRWPDDNHFYEAVITDFNPIEGRHALVYDMGTANETWEWVNLSEISPEDIQWVDEDPGISHRGNYGGSGHGINRSMGRDGGPGPGRGRGVTKGQSRKELLPSQNGIGKKVPDDIQILHTDSLIREVERVFNANHPDPLEIEKAKKVLKDHEQALVDAISRLADISDGESDEGGRRYGQALERE